In one window of Cydia fagiglandana chromosome 1, ilCydFagi1.1, whole genome shotgun sequence DNA:
- the LOC134668352 gene encoding trypsin CFT-1-like: MFPHIIFTTIVLGLSSGAIIQPRVSSNSSAAIQRFPFTAAILYGPTGYFRQVCGGSVLTTTAVLSAASCLDNQGKPNPVSQYRVRVGSDQPNAGGSVASVLLITLHPTYNYRTLQADIAVLRVATLTYSAAVQPVAVAGANYNVSDNDSVLVIGWGQNQSVSAELRNTLRYVQQNIVNQSYCKALLGYEGVNVTEGMLCTGRANGEFCGADYGGPVVHAATNVLVGVAAYSYRCGERRYPSLSTRVSAYTHWIVNTAK; this comes from the exons ATGTTTCCTCATATTATTTTTACCACCATTGTCCTGGGGTTGAGCTCTG GTGCCATCATCCAACCACGCGTATCTTCAAACTCCTCGGCAGCGATTCAGCGTTTCCCGTTCACCGCCGCCATCTTGTACGGCCCGACGGGATATTTCCGGCAGGTCTGCGGCGGGTCGGTGCTCACCACCACTGCGGTGCTGTCGGCTGCTAGCTGTTTGGATAACCAGGGGAA ACCAAACCCAGTATCGCAGTACCGCGTCCGCGTGGGCTCAGACCAGCCTAACGCAGGGGGCTCCGTTGCCTCCGTACTCCTGATCACCCTTCACCCGACCTACAACTACCGGACTCTGCAGGCTGACATCGCTGTGCTACGTGTAGCCACGCTGACGTACTCAGCAGCTGTGCAGCCAGTCGCTGTAGCTGGGGCCAACTATAACGTGTCTGACAATGATTCTGTGTTGGTGATAGGATGGGGACAGAATCAGAGC GTGTCCGCAGAACTCCGAAACACTCTCCGCTACGTCCAGCAGAACATCGTCAACCAGTCGTACTGCAAAGCCCTACTGGGCTACGAAGGGGTAAACGTGACTGAAGGTATGTTGTGCACGGGACGTGCGAACGGGGAGTTCTGCGGCGCGGACTACGGCGGGCCGGTCGTGCACGCGGCGACCAACGTGCTGGTGGGCGTGGCTGCGTACAGCTACCGCTGCGGGGAGAGGCGCTACCCCAGCTTGAGTACCAGGGTCTCGGCCTATACTCACTGGATTGTTAATACGGCCAAGTga